Within Chlamydia pneumoniae TW-183, the genomic segment CATTAGAGAATACTCGACGAGGCTGAAAAGGACTCACACGAATATCATCTATAGCTACTTCTATAATTGTATCCTTACTGATTTCCTCAGTCACAATATCTCCTGATTTTTCCTAATAGAATTTTGGATTTGCAAGCATTTGAAATCCTGGACGTACAGGGAATGCTTACAGATCAACGTAAGCATATCCAAATGCTGCATAAACATAACAGCATTGAAATTTTTCTATCAAACATGGTTGTAGAAGTGAAGCTCTTTTTTAAAACCCTTAAGTAAAAATCTGGGCTTTTCTATCGGGAAGTTTAGGTGCTGTAACGACGGGTAGAGCTTCCTAGGTCTTCTTTGCTCGCAGACATAAACAGACGAAAAGAAAAATAACTCTTGATAAACACGAAACAACCTCCCCCCACGCATCATCGAGTCTTTAGCTTATGTTCTGGAAAAGAGAAAAAAATTGAATGCGAATGCTAAATTGCGATAACATAAAGTGAAAGCTTCAAATCAAAATAGGTTTAAGCCATAAAACTCCAAACGGAAGAGCACAAACTCTAGTTAGAGGAAGATCCATAAAAATCTTCGGCATGCTTATAGATTTTCAACGCCAAACTGTCGTTCCTTTATGCAAAAGCTAGTCCATAATATTTGGAAAAAATTTTATTCTTTTTCTTCGGCAATTGCCATTTGTATCGTTCTTGCGTCCTTCCTATCCCTAAAGATTGTTTCTAACACGTATAAACATTCCCAAGCCAAACGTAATAGCATTCTTCTACTTACGAGAGCAGCTGAAGTCGCTGTTTCTCAAGGATTCCTTCCATCTAAATCTGCCTTGTCGTCATTGGAACAAGCCTATCATCTTGGAGGAGAATCCATGAAGCCCTATGCAGGGTTTTTAGCTTCGTGCTTCTATATTCATAATGAGCCTTTACGTGGAGCCTACTACGCAGGACTCGCTTATAACAATAGTCAAGCACTGCAGCTGCCCCACCCCATTCAAAAACTCCTCAAGGAAATTTCAGAAGCACAAGCTGATCAATTGTATGATGTTGCTTTAAGTAAATCCTATCAGCTCTTACAAACTGCTAACAGCTCTCCTGAATATCCTACTCTATCTTTTTTAACCCTACTACGTGTGATCGAACTCAAAGAACTCCTCCACCAAGATGTAAGTCAAGACTTTGCAGCATTGAAAAGCTCCCCCCTATTTCACCAATTTGAACGCATGTATAGCGATGGAGAATGGACATTAAGCAAACGTTTTGGCAAAAAAGGATAAAACTCTTAAGGACCTCTATGTCAGAATCTCTAGAAATCCCGGAACTTACTGAAGTGCTTTCTGAGCAGCCGTCTCTTTCTACTCCCGACTCTCCCCCTAAAGTAATCACAGGGACCTTAACCCTATACTTCCAAGAAGATATTGACCCTGCTTCTTAAAGCCTTATGCTCATAGTTCTTGCTTTCCGACAGGTCTTTTTTTCCCACTCTCGTTCCCAGTTAGACCGTCTAAAAAATTACCTACGGCTCCTAAAACAAAACTTTGCTATTACCCTCCCCAAAGAACGAACCTCAAAAGGACATTCGCTAATGCTCACTTTTGACTTCGCCTCCTTTGACTTCTATACAAATATCTTTCCCTTCCTTGAGGAACAAAAGATTCCTGCTGTTGTAGGGGTAGCTTCCCGATATATTCCATCAAATGCTGCTCAAGACCTTCACCCTTCACATCGTTTAAAACCCTCTGAAACTCTAGCATTCCAAGACGAGATCTTCTCTAACTACATGCCCTTTTGTTGCCAAAATGAACTGATAGAAATGGCAAAGTCTCCCTATATCCAATTAGCATCCTCAGGATTCGCAATTCGGAATCTCATGAATAATCCTCCGTATCTCACTACAGAAATTTTACTTTCGCGACATCACATAGAAACAATAACAGGAGCCAAGCCCTTGGCATTCCTCTTCCCCTTCGGGAAGTCAGATCCTACAAGCCGGAAGCTTGCTGCAGATCACTACCCCTATTCTTTCCTGTTAGGGAATACCATTAACAGAAAATTAAAAACTCATAACATCTACCGCTTAGACATAAAACCTATGCAGTACGTCTGCCCGAGTTTATTTCAGAGCTCTAGGTATTTAAAAAACTGGATTAAAGAGAAAAGTAAACAGCTGTATCTCAAAAAACAACTTCCAAAAAGATAACCTTACCACGTCCAAAAAAATAGAAGATCCCATCGCAGACGGGTCATCTACGAATCTTATCTAAAGAATCCTGCAAAACAAGGATGAATTGATCGATATCATCCTCATCATTATAGATTCCTAAGGACACTC encodes:
- a CDS encoding polysaccharide deacetylase family protein; translation: MLIVLAFRQVFFSHSRSQLDRLKNYLRLLKQNFAITLPKERTSKGHSLMLTFDFASFDFYTNIFPFLEEQKIPAVVGVASRYIPSNAAQDLHPSHRLKPSETLAFQDEIFSNYMPFCCQNELIEMAKSPYIQLASSGFAIRNLMNNPPYLTTEILLSRHHIETITGAKPLAFLFPFGKSDPTSRKLAADHYPYSFLLGNTINRKLKTHNIYRLDIKPMQYVCPSLFQSSRYLKNWIKEKSKQLYLKKQLPKR